A single genomic interval of Juglans regia cultivar Chandler chromosome 1, Walnut 2.0, whole genome shotgun sequence harbors:
- the LOC108995936 gene encoding rho-N domain-containing protein 1, chloroplastic-like encodes MQKAPSAFYMVVQWWKVKIGSQKDASKGAGKASSSGHRRNPDFSRQNRHGFSRNRHRQNGERERFDNLNESDALSSKNGPLLSLYNTPKFHATAAPGPREKEIVELFRKVQAQLRKSKQSRKED; translated from the exons ATGCAAAAAGCACCATCAGCCTTTTATATg GTTGTGCAGTGGTGGAAG GTCAAGATTGGATCACAAAAAGATGCTTCTAAGGGAGCAGGCAAAGCAAGTTCTAGTGGTCATAGGAGAAATCCAGACTTCTCCAGGCAAAACAGGCATGGCTTCTCTAGAAACAGGCACAGgcaaaatggagagagagagcgctttGATAACCTCAATGAATCTGATGCGTTATCATCGAAAAATGGACCATTACTCTCCCTCTACAATACCCCAAAGTTCCATGCAACTGCAGCCCCTGGACCTAGGGAGAAGGAGATAGTTGAGCTGTTCAGGAAGGTTCAGGCTCAGCTTCGAAAGAGCAAGCAAAGTAGAAAAGAAGATTGA